A DNA window from Pogona vitticeps strain Pit_001003342236 chromosome 2, PviZW2.1, whole genome shotgun sequence contains the following coding sequences:
- the MCRIP1 gene encoding mapk-regulated corepressor-interacting protein 1 — MTSSPVSRVVYNGKRNSSPRSPSSEIFTPAHEENVRFIYETWQSVERDLRSQVAGGERGLVEEYVEKMPNPSLKAFKPVDLSDLKRRNTQDAKKS, encoded by the exons ATGACAAG cTCTCCTGTCTCCAGAGTTGTTTACAACGGCAAGCGAAATAGCAGTCCTCGCTCCCCAAGCAGTGAAATCTTCACTCCTGCACATGAGGAGAATGTTCGCTTCATCTATGAAA CATGGCAGAGTGTGGAACGGGATCTTCGCAGCCAGGTGGCAGGTGGTGAAAGGGGACTTGTGGAAGAGTATGTGGAGAAGATGCCAAATCCCAGTCTGAAGG cATTCAAACCTGTTGACTTGAGTGATCTAAAGCGGCGGAACACACAGGATGCTAAGAAATCCTAA